A region from the Peromyscus leucopus breed LL Stock chromosome 9, UCI_PerLeu_2.1, whole genome shotgun sequence genome encodes:
- the Acin1 gene encoding apoptotic chromatin condensation inducer in the nucleus isoform X1 encodes MLENLQKHSTPHAAFQPNSQIGEEMSQNSFIKQYLEKQQELLRQRLEREAREAAELEEASAESEDEMIHPEGVASLLPPDFQSSLERPELELSRHSPRKSSSFSEEKGESDDEKPRKGERRSSRVRQARAAKLSEYSQAAEEEEDQETPSRNLRVRVDRNLKVEEEEEEEEEEEEEEEEEEVDEGQKSREAEAPILKQLEDEEGEEEMPRAKPEKVVDEKPHIIRSQEGGGLEKGGRVTRSQEEARRSHLARQQQEKDTQVVSVLQEANEVKSSQGLEERSQSPSPPPLTEDLEKAPVVLPPEHTVSEEETPPPLLTKEASSPPAHMQLQDEEEVEPVEGPAPPVLIQLSPRNTDPESRELIMSPHPVQLVRGLSPLPSTPDTKAESPAEKVSDESVLPLAQKSALFEYSAQKGLETEPEKSAPSLPPTVEELAPTKGTPEEPVKKQALEQEGRRASHTLFPDHSLKQSADSSSSRSSSPSSSSSRSRSRSPDSSASHPQSSPRSKQRDVSQARVHANPHGRIKMDSRSTSESRSRSRSRSRSASSSSRKSVSPGVSRDSNTSYTETKDPSCGQEAAAPPVPQLQVLEPKEKTPPSSASVRGRHLSQPEPEQKHVIQRLQPEQGSPKKCEAGEAEPPAATQPQTSEIQISHLPESERIHHTVEEKEEVTMDTSENRPEKEVPEPPAPIADQVGNDDRPEGNAEEEEKKESSMPKSFKRKISVVSATKGVQAGNSDTEGGQPGRKRRWGASTATTQKKPSISITTESLKSLIPDIKPLAGQEAVVDLHADDSRISEDETERNGDDGTHDKGLKICRTVTQVVPAEGQENGQREEEEEKEPEPEPPGPPQVSVEVALPPPVEQEVKKVTLGDTLTRRSISQQKSGVSITIDDPVRTAQVPSPPRGKISNIVHISNLVRPFTLGQLKELLGRTGTLVEEAFWIDKIKSHCFVTYSTVEEAVATRTALHGVKWPQSNPKFLCADYAEQDELDYHRGLLVDRPSETKTEDQGAPRPLHPPPPPPVQPPPHPRAEQREQERAVREQWAEREREMERRERTRSEREWDRDKVREGPRSRSRSRDRRRKERAKSKEKKSEKKEKAQEEPPAKLLDDLFRKTKAAPCIYWLPLTESQIVQKEAEQAERAKEREKRRKEREEEEQKEREKEAERERTRQLEREKRREHSRERERERERERDRGDRDRERERDRDRGRERDRRDAKRHSRSRSRSTPVRDRGGRR; translated from the exons GAAAGAGCTCttctttttctgaagaaaaaggtGAATCAGATGATGAGAAaccaaggaaaggagaaagacgTTCATCCAGGGTTAGACAG GCAAGAGCAGCTAAACTCTCTGAGTACAGCCAGGctgctgaggaggaagaagatcaAGAAACACCATCTAGAAACCTGAGAGTCAGAGTAGATCGAAATTTAAaagtagaggaggaagaagaggaagaagaggaggaggaggaagaagaagaggaggaagaggtagatGAGGGACAAAAatctagagaggcagaggcaccaATCCTGAAACAGTTGGAGgatgaagagggagaagaagagatgCCCAGAGCAAAACCAGAAAAGGTGGTAGATGAGAAACCCCACATCATAAGATCCCAGGAAGGGGGTGGGTTAGAGAAAGGAGGGCGGGTTACGAGATCCCAGGAAGAAGCTAGAAGAAGTCACCTGGCCAGACAGCAGCAAGAGAAAGACACACAAGTAGTGTCTGTCCTTCAGGAAGCTAATGAAGTCAAGTCCTCACAAGGCTTGGAGGAAAGATCGCAgtctccttccccacctccactcACTGAAGACCTAGAGAAGGCCCCTGTTGTGCTTCCGCCAGAGCACACAGTCAGTGAAGAGGAAACTCCCCCACCTTTACTTACTAAGGAAGCGTCATCTCCTCCAGCTCATATGCAACTCCAGGACGAGGAAGAGGTAGAGCCAGTGGAAGGCCCAGCACCCCCTGTCCTCATTCAGTTATCGCCTCGTAATACAGATCCTGAAAGTAGGGAGCTAATAATGTCTCCTCATCCTGTCCAGTTGGTGAGAGGCCTGTCTCCTTTGCCCAGTACTCCAGACACCAAAGCAGAATCTCCAGCAGAGAAAGTGTCAGATGAGAGTGTCCTGCCTCTGGCTCAGAAAAGTGCACTGTTTGAATACTCAGCCCAGAAGGGTCTTGAAACTGAGCCTGAAAaatctgctccctccctccctccaacagTAGAGGAATTAGCACCCACCAAAGGGACCCCTGAGGAACCTGTGAAAAAGCAGGCTTTAGAACAGGAGGGCAGAAGAGCTTCCCACACTCTTTTCCCAGACCATAGTTTGAAACAGTCAGCTGACTCGTCCTCTAGCCGGTCCTCCTCGCCTTCATCCTCTAGCTCTAGATCCAGATCTCGCTCTCCTGATAGTTCAGCCTCCCACCCACAGTCATCTCCAAGATCTAAACAGAGAGATGTATCCCAAGCACGAGTACACGCCAACCCTCATGGTAGAATCAAGATGGACTCCAGGTCAACATCAGAGTCCAGGTCACGGTCCCGATCCCGTTCCCGTTCAGCGTCAAGCAGCAGCAGAAAA TCTGTGAGCCCTGGAGTCTCCAGAGACAGCAACACCAGCTACACTGAAACCAAAGACCCCtcctgtggtcaggaggctgcaGCTCCACCAGTGCCACAGCTGCAGGTCCTTGAACCAAAGGAGAAGACTCCCCCGTCCTCAGCCTCTGTCCGGGGAAGGCATCTGAGCCAGCCTGAGCCAGAGCAAAAGCATGTGATCCAGAGGTTACAGCCTGAGCAG GGGAGCCCAAAGAAGTGTgaagctggagaggcagagccaccaGCTGCCACACAGCCTCAAACCTCAGAGATTCAGATCTCTCATCTCCCAGAATCAGAAAGGATTCATCACACTGT tgaagagaaggaggaagtgacCATGGACACAAGTGAAAACAGACCTGAAAAGGAGGTTCCAGAGCCTCCTGCGCCCATCGCAGACCAAGTCGGCAATGACGACCGCCCAGAGGGCAAtgctgaagaagaggagaagaaagag AGTTCGATGCCCAAATCATTCAAGAGGAAAATCTCCGTTGTCT CAGCTACCAAGGGGGTGCAAGCTGGAAACAGTGACACAGAggggggccagcctggtcgaaAACGACGTTGGGGAGCCAGCACAGCCACCACACAGAAGAAGCCTTCCATCAGTATCACGACCGAGTCACTCAAG AGCCTCATCCCCGACATCAAACCCCTGGCGGGGCAGGAGGCTGTTGTGGATCTTCATGCTGACGACTCCCGAATCTCTGAGGATGAGACAGAGCGTAATGGTGATGATGGAACCCACGACAAAGGACTGAAAATATGCCGGACAGTCACTCAG GTGGTACCTGCAGAGGGCCAGGAGAatgggcagagggaagaggaagaagagaaggagcctGAACCAGAACCCCCTGGACCTCCCCAGGTGTCAGTAGAGGTGGCCTTGCCCCCACCTGTGGAgcaggaagtaaagaaag TAACATTAGGAGACACCCTAACCCGAAGGTCCATTAGCCAGCAGAAGTCTGGAGTTTCCATTACAATTGATGACCCAGTCCGGACTGCACAGGTGCCCTCCCCACCCAGGGGCAAGATCAGTAACATTGTCCATATCTCCAACTTG GTTCGTCCCTTCACGTTAGGCCAGCTGAAGGAGTTGCTGGGGCGGACGGGAACTTTGGTAGAAGAGGCCTTCTGGATTGACAAGATCAAATCTCATTGCTTTGTAACG TACTCAACAGTAGAGGAAGCCGTGGCCACCCGGACCGCTCTCCATGGGGTCAAGTGGCCCCAGTCCAACCCCAAATTCCTCTGTGCTGACTATGCTGAGCAGGACGAG CTGGACTATCACCGGGGACTCTTGGTTGATCGGCCTTCGGAAACTAAGACAGAGGATCAGGGAGCACCCAGGCCCCtgcaccccccgcccccacccccagtgcagccccctccccacccccgggCAGAGCAGCGCGAGCAGGAGCGCGCTGTCCGGGAGCAGTGGGCAGAGCGGGAGCGAGAAATGGAACGGCGGGAGAGAACGCGGTCTGAGCGGGAGTGGGACCGGGACAAAGTTCGAGAGGGGCCCCGCTCCCGATCCCGGTCCCGTGACCGCCGCCGCAAGGAGCGTGCCAAGTCTAAAGAGAAGAAGAGCGAGAAGAAAG AAAAGGCTCAGGAGGAGCCTCCTGCTAAACTGCTGGATGACCTTTTCCGTAAGACTAAGGCAGCTCCCTGCATCTATTGGCTCCCACTGACTGAGAGCCAG ATTGTACagaaggaggcagagcaggctgaACGGGCCAAGGAgcgggagaagaggagaaaggaacgagaggaggaagaacagaaggagcgggagaaggaagctgagcgGGAACGCACCCGACAGCTAGAACGGGAGAAGCGGAGAGAGCACAGCAGGGAGAGGGAGCGGGAGAGGGAGCGAGAGCGGGACAGGGGGGACCGAGACCGCGAGAGGGAACGAGACCGAGACCGGGGCAGGGAGAGGGATCGCAGAGACGCCAAGCGCCACAGCAGAAGCCGGAGTCGAAGCACACCTGTACGGGACCGGGGTGGGCGCCGCTAG
- the Acin1 gene encoding apoptotic chromatin condensation inducer in the nucleus isoform X2 codes for MSPADRCRFANTIEPAITSSLALFLLFLQRDQSSRTQGLPEEKEEVTMDTSENRPEKEVPEPPAPIADQVGNDDRPEGNAEEEEKKESSMPKSFKRKISVVSATKGVQAGNSDTEGGQPGRKRRWGASTATTQKKPSISITTESLKSLIPDIKPLAGQEAVVDLHADDSRISEDETERNGDDGTHDKGLKICRTVTQVVPAEGQENGQREEEEEKEPEPEPPGPPQVSVEVALPPPVEQEVKKVTLGDTLTRRSISQQKSGVSITIDDPVRTAQVPSPPRGKISNIVHISNLVRPFTLGQLKELLGRTGTLVEEAFWIDKIKSHCFVTYSTVEEAVATRTALHGVKWPQSNPKFLCADYAEQDELDYHRGLLVDRPSETKTEDQGAPRPLHPPPPPPVQPPPHPRAEQREQERAVREQWAEREREMERRERTRSEREWDRDKVREGPRSRSRSRDRRRKERAKSKEKKSEKKEKAQEEPPAKLLDDLFRKTKAAPCIYWLPLTESQIVQKEAEQAERAKEREKRRKEREEEEQKEREKEAERERTRQLEREKRREHSRERERERERERDRGDRDRERERDRDRGRERDRRDAKRHSRSRSRSTPVRDRGGRR; via the exons ATGTCTCCGGCTGATCGCTGCCGCTTCGCCAATACAATAGAGCCAGCTATTACCAGCAGCCtggccctcttcctcctcttcctccagagagACCAATCCAGCCGAACTCAGGGTTTGCC tgaagagaaggaggaagtgacCATGGACACAAGTGAAAACAGACCTGAAAAGGAGGTTCCAGAGCCTCCTGCGCCCATCGCAGACCAAGTCGGCAATGACGACCGCCCAGAGGGCAAtgctgaagaagaggagaagaaagag AGTTCGATGCCCAAATCATTCAAGAGGAAAATCTCCGTTGTCT CAGCTACCAAGGGGGTGCAAGCTGGAAACAGTGACACAGAggggggccagcctggtcgaaAACGACGTTGGGGAGCCAGCACAGCCACCACACAGAAGAAGCCTTCCATCAGTATCACGACCGAGTCACTCAAG AGCCTCATCCCCGACATCAAACCCCTGGCGGGGCAGGAGGCTGTTGTGGATCTTCATGCTGACGACTCCCGAATCTCTGAGGATGAGACAGAGCGTAATGGTGATGATGGAACCCACGACAAAGGACTGAAAATATGCCGGACAGTCACTCAG GTGGTACCTGCAGAGGGCCAGGAGAatgggcagagggaagaggaagaagagaaggagcctGAACCAGAACCCCCTGGACCTCCCCAGGTGTCAGTAGAGGTGGCCTTGCCCCCACCTGTGGAgcaggaagtaaagaaag TAACATTAGGAGACACCCTAACCCGAAGGTCCATTAGCCAGCAGAAGTCTGGAGTTTCCATTACAATTGATGACCCAGTCCGGACTGCACAGGTGCCCTCCCCACCCAGGGGCAAGATCAGTAACATTGTCCATATCTCCAACTTG GTTCGTCCCTTCACGTTAGGCCAGCTGAAGGAGTTGCTGGGGCGGACGGGAACTTTGGTAGAAGAGGCCTTCTGGATTGACAAGATCAAATCTCATTGCTTTGTAACG TACTCAACAGTAGAGGAAGCCGTGGCCACCCGGACCGCTCTCCATGGGGTCAAGTGGCCCCAGTCCAACCCCAAATTCCTCTGTGCTGACTATGCTGAGCAGGACGAG CTGGACTATCACCGGGGACTCTTGGTTGATCGGCCTTCGGAAACTAAGACAGAGGATCAGGGAGCACCCAGGCCCCtgcaccccccgcccccacccccagtgcagccccctccccacccccgggCAGAGCAGCGCGAGCAGGAGCGCGCTGTCCGGGAGCAGTGGGCAGAGCGGGAGCGAGAAATGGAACGGCGGGAGAGAACGCGGTCTGAGCGGGAGTGGGACCGGGACAAAGTTCGAGAGGGGCCCCGCTCCCGATCCCGGTCCCGTGACCGCCGCCGCAAGGAGCGTGCCAAGTCTAAAGAGAAGAAGAGCGAGAAGAAAG AAAAGGCTCAGGAGGAGCCTCCTGCTAAACTGCTGGATGACCTTTTCCGTAAGACTAAGGCAGCTCCCTGCATCTATTGGCTCCCACTGACTGAGAGCCAG ATTGTACagaaggaggcagagcaggctgaACGGGCCAAGGAgcgggagaagaggagaaaggaacgagaggaggaagaacagaaggagcgggagaaggaagctgagcgGGAACGCACCCGACAGCTAGAACGGGAGAAGCGGAGAGAGCACAGCAGGGAGAGGGAGCGGGAGAGGGAGCGAGAGCGGGACAGGGGGGACCGAGACCGCGAGAGGGAACGAGACCGAGACCGGGGCAGGGAGAGGGATCGCAGAGACGCCAAGCGCCACAGCAGAAGCCGGAGTCGAAGCACACCTGTACGGGACCGGGGTGGGCGCCGCTAG
- the Acin1 gene encoding apoptotic chromatin condensation inducer in the nucleus isoform X3, translating into MSPADRCRFANTIEPAITSSLALFLLFLQRDQSSRTQGLPEEKEEVTMDTSENRPEKEVPEPPAPIADQVGNDDRPEGNAEEEEKKESSMPKSFKRKISVVSTKGVQAGNSDTEGGQPGRKRRWGASTATTQKKPSISITTESLKEAVVDLHADDSRISEDETERNGDDGTHDKGLKICRTVTQVVPAEGQENGQREEEEEKEPEPEPPGPPQVSVEVALPPPVEQEVKKVTLGDTLTRRSISQQKSGVSITIDDPVRTAQVPSPPRGKISNIVHISNLVRPFTLGQLKELLGRTGTLVEEAFWIDKIKSHCFVTYSTVEEAVATRTALHGVKWPQSNPKFLCADYAEQDELDYHRGLLVDRPSETKTEDQGAPRPLHPPPPPPVQPPPHPRAEQREQERAVREQWAEREREMERRERTRSEREWDRDKVREGPRSRSRSRDRRRKERAKSKEKKSEKKEKAQEEPPAKLLDDLFRKTKAAPCIYWLPLTESQIVQKEAEQAERAKEREKRRKEREEEEQKEREKEAERERTRQLEREKRREHSRERERERERERDRGDRDRERERDRDRGRERDRRDAKRHSRSRSRSTPVRDRGGRR; encoded by the exons ATGTCTCCGGCTGATCGCTGCCGCTTCGCCAATACAATAGAGCCAGCTATTACCAGCAGCCtggccctcttcctcctcttcctccagagagACCAATCCAGCCGAACTCAGGGTTTGCC tgaagagaaggaggaagtgacCATGGACACAAGTGAAAACAGACCTGAAAAGGAGGTTCCAGAGCCTCCTGCGCCCATCGCAGACCAAGTCGGCAATGACGACCGCCCAGAGGGCAAtgctgaagaagaggagaagaaagag AGTTCGATGCCCAAATCATTCAAGAGGAAAATCTCCGTTGTCT CTACCAAGGGGGTGCAAGCTGGAAACAGTGACACAGAggggggccagcctggtcgaaAACGACGTTGGGGAGCCAGCACAGCCACCACACAGAAGAAGCCTTCCATCAGTATCACGACCGAGTCACTCAAG GAGGCTGTTGTGGATCTTCATGCTGACGACTCCCGAATCTCTGAGGATGAGACAGAGCGTAATGGTGATGATGGAACCCACGACAAAGGACTGAAAATATGCCGGACAGTCACTCAG GTGGTACCTGCAGAGGGCCAGGAGAatgggcagagggaagaggaagaagagaaggagcctGAACCAGAACCCCCTGGACCTCCCCAGGTGTCAGTAGAGGTGGCCTTGCCCCCACCTGTGGAgcaggaagtaaagaaag TAACATTAGGAGACACCCTAACCCGAAGGTCCATTAGCCAGCAGAAGTCTGGAGTTTCCATTACAATTGATGACCCAGTCCGGACTGCACAGGTGCCCTCCCCACCCAGGGGCAAGATCAGTAACATTGTCCATATCTCCAACTTG GTTCGTCCCTTCACGTTAGGCCAGCTGAAGGAGTTGCTGGGGCGGACGGGAACTTTGGTAGAAGAGGCCTTCTGGATTGACAAGATCAAATCTCATTGCTTTGTAACG TACTCAACAGTAGAGGAAGCCGTGGCCACCCGGACCGCTCTCCATGGGGTCAAGTGGCCCCAGTCCAACCCCAAATTCCTCTGTGCTGACTATGCTGAGCAGGACGAG CTGGACTATCACCGGGGACTCTTGGTTGATCGGCCTTCGGAAACTAAGACAGAGGATCAGGGAGCACCCAGGCCCCtgcaccccccgcccccacccccagtgcagccccctccccacccccgggCAGAGCAGCGCGAGCAGGAGCGCGCTGTCCGGGAGCAGTGGGCAGAGCGGGAGCGAGAAATGGAACGGCGGGAGAGAACGCGGTCTGAGCGGGAGTGGGACCGGGACAAAGTTCGAGAGGGGCCCCGCTCCCGATCCCGGTCCCGTGACCGCCGCCGCAAGGAGCGTGCCAAGTCTAAAGAGAAGAAGAGCGAGAAGAAAG AAAAGGCTCAGGAGGAGCCTCCTGCTAAACTGCTGGATGACCTTTTCCGTAAGACTAAGGCAGCTCCCTGCATCTATTGGCTCCCACTGACTGAGAGCCAG ATTGTACagaaggaggcagagcaggctgaACGGGCCAAGGAgcgggagaagaggagaaaggaacgagaggaggaagaacagaaggagcgggagaaggaagctgagcgGGAACGCACCCGACAGCTAGAACGGGAGAAGCGGAGAGAGCACAGCAGGGAGAGGGAGCGGGAGAGGGAGCGAGAGCGGGACAGGGGGGACCGAGACCGCGAGAGGGAACGAGACCGAGACCGGGGCAGGGAGAGGGATCGCAGAGACGCCAAGCGCCACAGCAGAAGCCGGAGTCGAAGCACACCTGTACGGGACCGGGGTGGGCGCCGCTAG
- the Acin1 gene encoding apoptotic chromatin condensation inducer in the nucleus isoform X4, with product MLSESKEGEEKEEVTMDTSENRPEKEVPEPPAPIADQVGNDDRPEGNAEEEEKKESSMPKSFKRKISVVSATKGVQAGNSDTEGGQPGRKRRWGASTATTQKKPSISITTESLKSLIPDIKPLAGQEAVVDLHADDSRISEDETERNGDDGTHDKGLKICRTVTQVVPAEGQENGQREEEEEKEPEPEPPGPPQVSVEVALPPPVEQEVKKVTLGDTLTRRSISQQKSGVSITIDDPVRTAQVPSPPRGKISNIVHISNLVRPFTLGQLKELLGRTGTLVEEAFWIDKIKSHCFVTYSTVEEAVATRTALHGVKWPQSNPKFLCADYAEQDELDYHRGLLVDRPSETKTEDQGAPRPLHPPPPPPVQPPPHPRAEQREQERAVREQWAEREREMERRERTRSEREWDRDKVREGPRSRSRSRDRRRKERAKSKEKKSEKKEKAQEEPPAKLLDDLFRKTKAAPCIYWLPLTESQIVQKEAEQAERAKEREKRRKEREEEEQKEREKEAERERTRQLEREKRREHSRERERERERERDRGDRDRERERDRDRGRERDRRDAKRHSRSRSRSTPVRDRGGRR from the exons atgttatcaGAGAGCAAAGAAGG tgaagagaaggaggaagtgacCATGGACACAAGTGAAAACAGACCTGAAAAGGAGGTTCCAGAGCCTCCTGCGCCCATCGCAGACCAAGTCGGCAATGACGACCGCCCAGAGGGCAAtgctgaagaagaggagaagaaagag AGTTCGATGCCCAAATCATTCAAGAGGAAAATCTCCGTTGTCT CAGCTACCAAGGGGGTGCAAGCTGGAAACAGTGACACAGAggggggccagcctggtcgaaAACGACGTTGGGGAGCCAGCACAGCCACCACACAGAAGAAGCCTTCCATCAGTATCACGACCGAGTCACTCAAG AGCCTCATCCCCGACATCAAACCCCTGGCGGGGCAGGAGGCTGTTGTGGATCTTCATGCTGACGACTCCCGAATCTCTGAGGATGAGACAGAGCGTAATGGTGATGATGGAACCCACGACAAAGGACTGAAAATATGCCGGACAGTCACTCAG GTGGTACCTGCAGAGGGCCAGGAGAatgggcagagggaagaggaagaagagaaggagcctGAACCAGAACCCCCTGGACCTCCCCAGGTGTCAGTAGAGGTGGCCTTGCCCCCACCTGTGGAgcaggaagtaaagaaag TAACATTAGGAGACACCCTAACCCGAAGGTCCATTAGCCAGCAGAAGTCTGGAGTTTCCATTACAATTGATGACCCAGTCCGGACTGCACAGGTGCCCTCCCCACCCAGGGGCAAGATCAGTAACATTGTCCATATCTCCAACTTG GTTCGTCCCTTCACGTTAGGCCAGCTGAAGGAGTTGCTGGGGCGGACGGGAACTTTGGTAGAAGAGGCCTTCTGGATTGACAAGATCAAATCTCATTGCTTTGTAACG TACTCAACAGTAGAGGAAGCCGTGGCCACCCGGACCGCTCTCCATGGGGTCAAGTGGCCCCAGTCCAACCCCAAATTCCTCTGTGCTGACTATGCTGAGCAGGACGAG CTGGACTATCACCGGGGACTCTTGGTTGATCGGCCTTCGGAAACTAAGACAGAGGATCAGGGAGCACCCAGGCCCCtgcaccccccgcccccacccccagtgcagccccctccccacccccgggCAGAGCAGCGCGAGCAGGAGCGCGCTGTCCGGGAGCAGTGGGCAGAGCGGGAGCGAGAAATGGAACGGCGGGAGAGAACGCGGTCTGAGCGGGAGTGGGACCGGGACAAAGTTCGAGAGGGGCCCCGCTCCCGATCCCGGTCCCGTGACCGCCGCCGCAAGGAGCGTGCCAAGTCTAAAGAGAAGAAGAGCGAGAAGAAAG AAAAGGCTCAGGAGGAGCCTCCTGCTAAACTGCTGGATGACCTTTTCCGTAAGACTAAGGCAGCTCCCTGCATCTATTGGCTCCCACTGACTGAGAGCCAG ATTGTACagaaggaggcagagcaggctgaACGGGCCAAGGAgcgggagaagaggagaaaggaacgagaggaggaagaacagaaggagcgggagaaggaagctgagcgGGAACGCACCCGACAGCTAGAACGGGAGAAGCGGAGAGAGCACAGCAGGGAGAGGGAGCGGGAGAGGGAGCGAGAGCGGGACAGGGGGGACCGAGACCGCGAGAGGGAACGAGACCGAGACCGGGGCAGGGAGAGGGATCGCAGAGACGCCAAGCGCCACAGCAGAAGCCGGAGTCGAAGCACACCTGTACGGGACCGGGGTGGGCGCCGCTAG
- the Acin1 gene encoding apoptotic chromatin condensation inducer in the nucleus isoform X5: MDTSENRPEKEVPEPPAPIADQVGNDDRPEGNAEEEEKKESSMPKSFKRKISVVSATKGVQAGNSDTEGGQPGRKRRWGASTATTQKKPSISITTESLKSLIPDIKPLAGQEAVVDLHADDSRISEDETERNGDDGTHDKGLKICRTVTQVVPAEGQENGQREEEEEKEPEPEPPGPPQVSVEVALPPPVEQEVKKVTLGDTLTRRSISQQKSGVSITIDDPVRTAQVPSPPRGKISNIVHISNLVRPFTLGQLKELLGRTGTLVEEAFWIDKIKSHCFVTYSTVEEAVATRTALHGVKWPQSNPKFLCADYAEQDELDYHRGLLVDRPSETKTEDQGAPRPLHPPPPPPVQPPPHPRAEQREQERAVREQWAEREREMERRERTRSEREWDRDKVREGPRSRSRSRDRRRKERAKSKEKKSEKKEKAQEEPPAKLLDDLFRKTKAAPCIYWLPLTESQIVQKEAEQAERAKEREKRRKEREEEEQKEREKEAERERTRQLEREKRREHSRERERERERERDRGDRDRERERDRDRGRERDRRDAKRHSRSRSRSTPVRDRGGRR, from the exons ATGGACACAAGTGAAAACAGACCTGAAAAGGAGGTTCCAGAGCCTCCTGCGCCCATCGCAGACCAAGTCGGCAATGACGACCGCCCAGAGGGCAAtgctgaagaagaggagaagaaagag AGTTCGATGCCCAAATCATTCAAGAGGAAAATCTCCGTTGTCT CAGCTACCAAGGGGGTGCAAGCTGGAAACAGTGACACAGAggggggccagcctggtcgaaAACGACGTTGGGGAGCCAGCACAGCCACCACACAGAAGAAGCCTTCCATCAGTATCACGACCGAGTCACTCAAG AGCCTCATCCCCGACATCAAACCCCTGGCGGGGCAGGAGGCTGTTGTGGATCTTCATGCTGACGACTCCCGAATCTCTGAGGATGAGACAGAGCGTAATGGTGATGATGGAACCCACGACAAAGGACTGAAAATATGCCGGACAGTCACTCAG GTGGTACCTGCAGAGGGCCAGGAGAatgggcagagggaagaggaagaagagaaggagcctGAACCAGAACCCCCTGGACCTCCCCAGGTGTCAGTAGAGGTGGCCTTGCCCCCACCTGTGGAgcaggaagtaaagaaag TAACATTAGGAGACACCCTAACCCGAAGGTCCATTAGCCAGCAGAAGTCTGGAGTTTCCATTACAATTGATGACCCAGTCCGGACTGCACAGGTGCCCTCCCCACCCAGGGGCAAGATCAGTAACATTGTCCATATCTCCAACTTG GTTCGTCCCTTCACGTTAGGCCAGCTGAAGGAGTTGCTGGGGCGGACGGGAACTTTGGTAGAAGAGGCCTTCTGGATTGACAAGATCAAATCTCATTGCTTTGTAACG TACTCAACAGTAGAGGAAGCCGTGGCCACCCGGACCGCTCTCCATGGGGTCAAGTGGCCCCAGTCCAACCCCAAATTCCTCTGTGCTGACTATGCTGAGCAGGACGAG CTGGACTATCACCGGGGACTCTTGGTTGATCGGCCTTCGGAAACTAAGACAGAGGATCAGGGAGCACCCAGGCCCCtgcaccccccgcccccacccccagtgcagccccctccccacccccgggCAGAGCAGCGCGAGCAGGAGCGCGCTGTCCGGGAGCAGTGGGCAGAGCGGGAGCGAGAAATGGAACGGCGGGAGAGAACGCGGTCTGAGCGGGAGTGGGACCGGGACAAAGTTCGAGAGGGGCCCCGCTCCCGATCCCGGTCCCGTGACCGCCGCCGCAAGGAGCGTGCCAAGTCTAAAGAGAAGAAGAGCGAGAAGAAAG AAAAGGCTCAGGAGGAGCCTCCTGCTAAACTGCTGGATGACCTTTTCCGTAAGACTAAGGCAGCTCCCTGCATCTATTGGCTCCCACTGACTGAGAGCCAG ATTGTACagaaggaggcagagcaggctgaACGGGCCAAGGAgcgggagaagaggagaaaggaacgagaggaggaagaacagaaggagcgggagaaggaagctgagcgGGAACGCACCCGACAGCTAGAACGGGAGAAGCGGAGAGAGCACAGCAGGGAGAGGGAGCGGGAGAGGGAGCGAGAGCGGGACAGGGGGGACCGAGACCGCGAGAGGGAACGAGACCGAGACCGGGGCAGGGAGAGGGATCGCAGAGACGCCAAGCGCCACAGCAGAAGCCGGAGTCGAAGCACACCTGTACGGGACCGGGGTGGGCGCCGCTAG